AAACATGAAACAATTACCACAAGTAATGATTGTTGTGGATCCAAAATTAGATGAAATAGCTGTAAAAGAAGCGCGTAAAAAGAAAGTTAAAATTATTAGTATTTTAAACACAGATGCTGATCCTGATATGGTAGATTTAGGAATTCCAGCAAATGACAATTCAGTTAAATCTATTACATTAATTATTACTATTTTAGCTGATGCTATTGTTAGCGCTAAAAAAGGTGTTCCATTATTTGCATATCAACCAGATGAAAAAATTGTTTTACCAGAAGATGCAAATAAAGAAAAAACTAATTCTTTTGTAAATAACTCAGGTGAAAAACCAAATTTTGAAAAAAATAACACAAATAAATATAAAAACAAAGAAAATAATCAAAAAGAGAAAAAAGAAGTTGTTGAACAATAAAAATAATAAAGGAGGTAAATGTGGAAAAAGTGAATACAATGTCTTTAATTAAAGAACTTAGAGAAAGAACTGATGCTCCATTTATAGAGTGTAAAAAAGCATTAGAAAGTTCTGGATGAAATATTGATAAAGCTATTGATTGATTGCAAAATAATGGGAAAGTTAAAGCAGCGAAAAAAGCAGGCAGAATAGCTGCAGAAGGTCTTGTTTCAATTGCGAAAAATGAAAAAAGTGTTGTTATTTTAGAAATTAATTCTGAAACTGATTTTGTTGCTAAAAATGCACAATTTGTTAATTTAGTTACAAAAATTTCAAATATTTTACTAGAAAATGATTTCACAACTAATGATGAAGCACTCAAACTCAAAAACGAAGAAGGTGTTACAGTTGAGGAACTAACAACTATAGCAACAGCTACAATTGGTGAAAAAATTGTATTTAGAAGAGCAAATAAATTTAATTATAACCCAATGACTCAAGTTGCCGGAACCTATGTTCATACAAATGGAAGAATCGCTTCAATTGTTATACTAAATGGTAAAGATGAAGAAGTTGCAAAAAATATTTCAATGCATATTTCAGCAATGAATCCTGAATATACGTTTGTAACTGATTATCCAAAAGATGAATATGAAAAATTAAAACAAGAATTTACTAATGAGTTAAATAAATCAGAGAAGGATAGCAAAAAACCTGAAAATATTAAATCTATGATGATACAAGGGAAAATTGAAAAAGAATTATCTAAATTTGTTTTAGAACTTCAAGAATTTGTTGTAGATTCATCTTTTAAAGTTAAGAAATATCTTGAAAGTAAAAATTCGTCTATTGTGTCTGTTGTGCGTTATGAAGTTGGTGAAGGAATTGAGAAAAAAGAAAATAATTTTGTCGCTGAAGTAAATGCGCAATTGGCTGAAGCAACAAAAAAATAATTTTAAAAAAATTCCAAGTCAATATTTGGGATTTTTTTGTTTTTAATAATGAAAAAAGATAATTTAATTGAAATAAATAATTTATTATTTAAATATGATAAAGAAAATATATTAAATATAAAAAAATTAGAGATAAAAGAAAAAAAATGAATTTCAATTGTTGGTCCTTCAGGAGCAGGTAAAACAACACTTTTAAATTTAATATCTCAAATTAATATAGATGATACTTCATCAATAAAATTAAAAAACAATTTAAAAACTCATGAAATTGGTTATATTTTACAGAATCATGCATTGTATGAAGAAGCTAAGGTTTCAACAAATATTTATTTAAGTGCTAAAAATTCCTTCAAATGAAAAAAAGAAAAATACTTGAATTTTTATAATAATTTTTTACAAGAAAACAATATTTCAAATAGTGATAAAATAAAAAAAATATTAAAAAAATACAATAATAGTATTTCAGAATATAAAGCAAAATTAATATTGCTAAAATTAAAAATTTTAGTTAGTTTAAAATTAAAAACATTGAAAAATATTTTTGTCTTTTTAAAGCAACAAAAATTAAAATCTTTTTTTAATGATGAATTAAAAATAATTGCTAAAAAATTAGAAATTCAAAATATTTTAAATAAAAAAGCCAAAAATATTTCAGGTGGGCAAAAACAAAGAGTTGCAATTGCTAAAGCATTAATCAAAAAAAATATTTTATTATTATTAGATGAACCATTTTCAGCTTTAGATGTTCAAATAAAAGAAAAGACATTAAAATTATTAAAAAAGATTAAGGAAGATTTTGACTTATCTATTGTTATGGTGACTCATGATCAAAATGATGCTTTAAAGATTAGTGATAAAATACTTTTAATAAATAAAGGCCAAATTATACAATATGATGAGCCACAAAAAATTTTCGAAAAACCTTTTAATCTTTTTGCAGCTAATTTTTTTAGTAATCCTAGTATCGTATTAATTAAAAAATGCGATTCTCATGATGTATATATAAGAGAAGACAAAATTTTTATAAATCTTGATTCTTCAGGTGATTTTATAATAAAAAATAAAAAATATTTAGGAAATAATTTTCTTTATACAATTTATAATCCAACTTTTGAAATAACATGAAAATCAATGTCAAAAAATAATTTTAATGTTA
This Mesomycoplasma neurolyticum DNA region includes the following protein-coding sequences:
- the tsf gene encoding translation elongation factor Ts, which produces MEKVNTMSLIKELRERTDAPFIECKKALESSGWNIDKAIDWLQNNGKVKAAKKAGRIAAEGLVSIAKNEKSVVILEINSETDFVAKNAQFVNLVTKISNILLENDFTTNDEALKLKNEEGVTVEELTTIATATIGEKIVFRRANKFNYNPMTQVAGTYVHTNGRIASIVILNGKDEEVAKNISMHISAMNPEYTFVTDYPKDEYEKLKQEFTNELNKSEKDSKKPENIKSMMIQGKIEKELSKFVLELQEFVVDSSFKVKKYLESKNSSIVSVVRYEVGEGIEKKENNFVAEVNAQLAEATKK
- a CDS encoding ATP-binding cassette domain-containing protein is translated as MKKDNLIEINNLLFKYDKENILNIKKLEIKEKKWISIVGPSGAGKTTLLNLISQINIDDTSSIKLKNNLKTHEIGYILQNHALYEEAKVSTNIYLSAKNSFKWKKEKYLNFYNNFLQENNISNSDKIKKILKKYNNSISEYKAKLILLKLKILVSLKLKTLKNIFVFLKQQKLKSFFNDELKIIAKKLEIQNILNKKAKNISGGQKQRVAIAKALIKKNILLLLDEPFSALDVQIKEKTLKLLKKIKEDFDLSIVMVTHDQNDALKISDKILLINKGQIIQYDEPQKIFEKPFNLFAANFFSNPSIVLIKKCDSHDVYIREDKIFINLDSSGDFIIKNKKYLGNNFLYTIYNPTFEITWKSMSKNNFNVNDRVKVYLNKKDFLFFNKEGIRYEKNT